In one Magallana gigas chromosome 7, xbMagGiga1.1, whole genome shotgun sequence genomic region, the following are encoded:
- the LOC105330382 gene encoding GTP:AMP phosphotransferase AK3, mitochondrial, whose translation MKVWLIYSLIISTIKPTMISKTLRTIIMGPPGSGKGTISSRIVKDFRLKHLSSGDLLRSQIHNKSKEGLQAKKYIDSGQLVPDNVMVQLILNELQKLKHDSWLLDGFPRTVPQAEALHTKEPADVVINLNVPFEIIMSRLTSRWTHAPSGRIYNTDFNPPKVPGIDDVTGEELIQREDDKPETVKKRLETYQAHTEPVLNYYRNLEILEEFTGKYSNEIWPKVHKFLSTKIEPLQYTVYKFCCLHRLINHLQASSSVEQKL comes from the exons ATGAAAGTTTGGTTGATATACAGTCTAATAATTTCAACCATAAAGCCAACCATGATTTCCAAGACATTAAGAACAATAATAATGGGGCCTCCCGGATCAGGAAAAGGCACAATTTCATCAAGAATTGTCAAAGATTTCAGGCTTAAACACCTTTCAAGTGGTGACCTTTTACGATCTCAAATCCATAACAAGTCAA aggaagggTTACAAGCCAAAAAATACATTGACAGTGGACAATTAGTTCCAGATAATGTTATGGTTCAGTTGATTCTCAATGAACTTCAGAAATTGAAGCATGATAGTTGGCTTCTTGATG GGTTTCCGAGGACTGTGCCACAAGCTGAGGCTCTGCACACAAAAGAACCAGCTGATGTTGTCATCAACCTTAACGTTccatttgaaattataatgaGTAGACTGACCAGCAGGTGGACACATGCACCTAGCGGGAGGATTTATAATACAGATTTCAATCCTCCCAAAGTTCCA GGGATAGATGATGTCACTGGTGAAGAATTGATTCAAAGAGAAGATGATAAACCtgaaacagtaaaaaaaagaCTGGAAACTTATCAAGCCCATACCGAACCTGTACTTAATTATTATAG GAATCTAGAAATTTTGGAAGAATttacaggaaaatattcaaacGAAATCTGGCCAAAAGTCCACAAGTTTTTGTCCACTAAAATTGAGCCCCTGCAGTACACAGTTTACAA GTTTTGCTGTCTTCATAGATTGATCAATCACCTGCAAGCCTCCAGCTCTGTGGAACAAAAGTTATAA